From a region of the Gossypium raimondii isolate GPD5lz chromosome 10, ASM2569854v1, whole genome shotgun sequence genome:
- the LOC105775980 gene encoding gibberellin 2-beta-dioxygenase 8, with translation MDSDPPFHETYKTLFAVTKPLNNDWLAAVMAVEELELPSIDLTWLSLESPEKERCKNDIARAANEWGFFQVVNHGISRDVLEKMRDEQVKVFKQPFQHKCREDKFMNVSAGSYRWGTPTATCLRQLSWSEAFHIPMTDISSLGDTSIFSSSSLHQFATEVASLAQKLAEILAEKSGKKSTFFQENSLPSTCYLRLNRYPPCPIPLFGLMPHTDSDFLTVLYQDQVGGLQLVKDGKWVAVKPNPEALFINIGDLFQAWSNDCYKSVQHCAVTNPTKERFSVAYFFCPSYDTVIESCSGDKPSVYRRFSFKEYRQQVQEDVQNYGYKIGLPRFLV, from the exons ATGGATTCGGACCCACCATTCCATGAAACCTACAAGACCCTTTTTGCCGTCACTAAGCCTTTAAACAACGACTGGCTCGCGGCGGTGATGGCGGTGGAGGAACTTGAGCTTCCCTCGATTGATCTGACCTGGTTAAGCCTCGAGTCGCCGGAGAAGGAGAGGTGTAAGAATGATATAGCTAGGGCTGCTAATGAGTGGGGTTTTTTTCAAGTGGTGAACCATGGGATTTCGAGGGATGTATTGGAGAAGATGAGAGATGAGCAAGTCAAAGTGTTTAAGCAACCGTTTCAACATAAGTGTAGGGAAGACAAGTTCATGAATGTGTCGGCCGGTAGTTACAGGTGGGGAACGCCGACGGCTACTTGTTTAAGGCAACTGTCGTGGTCTGAAGCTTTTCATATCCCCATGACCGATATCTCTAGCCTTGGTGATACTTCTATTTTCAG TTCATCATCCCTACACCAGTTCGCGACAGAAGTTGCCAGTCTTGCTCAAAAACTAGCCGAAATTTTAGCAGAGAAATCAGGTAAAAAATCAACGTTCTTCCAAGAAAATTCATTACCGAGCACTTGTTATCTCCGGTTGAACAGATACCCTCCATGTCCGATCCCTTTGTTCGGTCTAATGCCACACACAGACAGTGATTTCCTCACTGTACTGTACCAAGACCAAGTTGGAGGGTTACAATTAGTGAAAGATGGGAAATGGGTTGCAGTTAAACCAAACCCTGAAGCTTTGTTTATAAACATTGGAGATTTATTTCAAGCATGGAGCAATGATTGTTATAAAAGTGTACAACATTGTGCGGTTACTAATCCGACGAAAGAAAGGTTCTCGGTTGCTTATTTCTTTTGTCCATCGTATGACACCGTGATTGAGAGTTGTAGTGGCGATAAGCCTTCGGTTTATAGAAGGTTTAGCTTTAAGGAATATAGACAACAAGTACAAGAAGATGTTCaaaattatggttataaaataGGGCTTCCAAGGtttcttgtataa
- the LOC105777247 gene encoding NDR1/HIN1-like protein 12, giving the protein MSSSDRLPIRDTRPQQQPVKHHHSARYYAQRVRESFTTRVTKVLCAIFLSFLLVALIVFFIVWLSLRPHRPRFHMIDFTVPGLAQKPGLDNAVITFNVTARNSNQHIGIYYDSMEGFVYYKDKQIGSTPLLHPFFQEPKTTTVVYGQFGIGTATLAVNSRRWKEFVNDRQHGTVHFRLGIMSVIRFKVSTWKSVHQKMHVNCDVAVDSDGLILPAWKNRKCSVYFS; this is encoded by the coding sequence ATGTCCAGTTCCGACAGGTTACCGATCCGAGACACCCGGCCGCAGCAACAGCCCGTCAAACACCACCACTCTGCTCGCTACTACGCGCAGCGTGTTCGTGAAAGCTTCACCACTAGAGTGACCAAAGTACTATGCGCCATTTTCTTGTCATTCCTTTTAGTTGCTCTAATTGTTTTCTTCATTGTATGGCTTAGTTTACGCCCTCATCGTCCAAGGTTCCATATGATAGATTTCACGGTTCCTGGTTTGGCTCAAAAACCAGGGCTGGACAATGCTGTCATAACGTTCAATGTCACAGCCAGAAACTCCAACCAGCATATTGGAATCTATTACGACTCAATGGAGGGTTTCGTTTATTACAAAGATAAACAAATCGGGTCAACCCCATTGTTGCACCCGTTTTTCCAAGAACCGAAGACAACTACGGTTGTGTACGGTCAGTTCGGTATTGGTACAGCTACGCTTGCTGTGAACAGCAGGCGGTGGAAGGAGTTTGTGAATGATAGGCAACATGGGACTGTGCATTTTCGATTAGGTATAATGTCGGTGATTAGATTTAAGGTTTCGACATGGAAGAGTGTGCACCAAAAAATGCATGTAAATTGTGATGTTGCTGTTGATTCAGATGGGTTGATATTGCCGGCTTGGAAGAACAGGAAATGTTCTGTCTATTTCAGTTGA
- the LOC105774927 gene encoding uncharacterized protein LOC105774927: MAMTENPKLDFVSSYDGGGSEERISTQKNSGSDHINGDNKPDSFVIDIESFSHGGSNIKEANPHSRITRSLSRKGSQRGDRDSFVSNSSSSSGGSPEKLMAVAEEFTDHLSNPQVHHQLISMTSGNNITAATESRSNLRRNSIRRSPPPWLFDPKRILMFFATLSSMGTILLIYFTLTISRTNADENALD; this comes from the exons ATGGCCATGACGGAAAATCCAAAGTTG GATTTCGTATCTTCCTACGATGGTGGTGGGTCGGAAGAAAGGATATCCACACAAAAGAATTCGGGTTCGGATCATATCAATGGAGATAATAAACCCGATAGTTTTGTTATTGATATTGAAAGTTTCTCTCATGGAGGATCCAATATTAAAGAAGCCAACCCACATTCAAGAATCACA AGAAGCCTTTCTCGCAAAGGGTCTCAGAGAGGTGATAGAGATTCTTTTGTTTCcaactcttcttcttcatcaggag GGTCGCCGGAAAAGCTAATGGCGGTGGCGGAAGAGTTCACCGATCATTTAAGCAATCCACAAGTCCATCATCAGCTCATTAGTATGACATCTGGTAATAATATCACAGCAGCAACTGAAAGTAGATCCAACTTAAGGAGAAATAGTATCAGGCGATCTCCTCCACCATGGCTATTTGATCCCAAGAGGATTCTCATGTTCTTTGCCACCTT GTCGAGCATGGGTACAATTTTGCTGATATACTTCACATTGACAATTAGCCGAACAAATGCAGATGAGAATGCTTTAGATTAA